In the genome of Nymphaea colorata isolate Beijing-Zhang1983 chromosome 9, ASM883128v2, whole genome shotgun sequence, one region contains:
- the LOC116259969 gene encoding probable WRKY transcription factor 65 isoform X1 codes for MDAGSLSILEDDRELATSTEGFRQSSGKSASGSSLKRSKKAIQKRVVTVPIGNLEGSRQKGETPPPPDSWAWRKYGQKPIKGSPYPRGYYRCSSSKGCPARKQVERSRLDPTVLLVTYSSDHNHPFTATSRGPHHAGPANSAPEETKKPEPKPELDVDGARFELDGRVLMGHDAGWFSDIGDAVLLPDSTLDIDDAELGCFQNHGGFSGGGGGAGELDDHDDFFADLGELPESSIVFRPVGVIEEEVRRQCGLSTASIG; via the exons ATGGACGCTGGGAGCCTCTCAATCTTGGAAGATGATCGGGAGCTTGCGACTTCAACGGAAGGTTTCCGGCAATCCTCCGGCAAATCAGCATCCGGCTCGTCTCTCAAGAGAAG TAAGAAGGCAATTCAGAAAAGAGTGGTCACCGTTCCCATTGGCAATCTGGAGGGATCGCGGCAGAAAGGCGAAACGCCGCCGCCACCGGATTCCTGGGCGTGGCGGAAATACGGCCAGAAACCGATCAAGGGGTCTCCTTACCCGAG AGGGTACTATCGGTGCAGCAGCAGCAAAGGGTGCCCGGCGAGGAAGCAGGTGGAGAGAAGCCGCCTCGACCCCACGGTTCTCTTGGTCACGTACTCCTCCGACCACAATCACCCTTTTACGGCAACCTCTCGCGGTCCCCACCATGCCGGACCCGCGAATTCCGCGCCGGAGGAAACGAAGAAACCTGAACCGAAGCCGGAGCTCGACGTCGACGGGGCCAGGTTCGAGCTGGACGGCCGCGTGCTGATGGGGCACGACGCAGGATGGTTCTCCGACATCGGGGATGCGGTCCTCCTGCCGGATTCGACGCTCGATATCGACGATGCGGAACTGGGTTGCTTCCAGAACCATGGCGGTTTTtctggtggtggcggtggcgcAGGCGAGTTAGACGACCACGATGACTTCTTCGCAGATCTCGGCGAATTGCCGGAGAGCTCGATAGTTTTCCGGCCGGTTGGGGTCATAGAAGAGGAGGTGCGCCGCCAGTGCGGCCTTAGCACGGCAAGTATTGGATAA
- the LOC116259969 gene encoding probable WRKY transcription factor 69 isoform X2 produces the protein MDAGSLSILEDDRELATSTEGFRQSSGKSASGSSLKRRGYYRCSSSKGCPARKQVERSRLDPTVLLVTYSSDHNHPFTATSRGPHHAGPANSAPEETKKPEPKPELDVDGARFELDGRVLMGHDAGWFSDIGDAVLLPDSTLDIDDAELGCFQNHGGFSGGGGGAGELDDHDDFFADLGELPESSIVFRPVGVIEEEVRRQCGLSTASIG, from the exons ATGGACGCTGGGAGCCTCTCAATCTTGGAAGATGATCGGGAGCTTGCGACTTCAACGGAAGGTTTCCGGCAATCCTCCGGCAAATCAGCATCCGGCTCGTCTCTCAAGAGAAG AGGGTACTATCGGTGCAGCAGCAGCAAAGGGTGCCCGGCGAGGAAGCAGGTGGAGAGAAGCCGCCTCGACCCCACGGTTCTCTTGGTCACGTACTCCTCCGACCACAATCACCCTTTTACGGCAACCTCTCGCGGTCCCCACCATGCCGGACCCGCGAATTCCGCGCCGGAGGAAACGAAGAAACCTGAACCGAAGCCGGAGCTCGACGTCGACGGGGCCAGGTTCGAGCTGGACGGCCGCGTGCTGATGGGGCACGACGCAGGATGGTTCTCCGACATCGGGGATGCGGTCCTCCTGCCGGATTCGACGCTCGATATCGACGATGCGGAACTGGGTTGCTTCCAGAACCATGGCGGTTTTtctggtggtggcggtggcgcAGGCGAGTTAGACGACCACGATGACTTCTTCGCAGATCTCGGCGAATTGCCGGAGAGCTCGATAGTTTTCCGGCCGGTTGGGGTCATAGAAGAGGAGGTGCGCCGCCAGTGCGGCCTTAGCACGGCAAGTATTGGATAA